The proteins below are encoded in one region of Brachyspira intermedia PWS/A:
- the tuf gene encoding elongation factor Tu, with the protein MAKGTYEGNKTHVNVGTIGHVDHGKTTLTSAITAVSSAMFPATVQKVAYDSVAKASESQGRRDPTKILTIATSHVEYESDNRHYAHVDCPGHADYIKNMITGAAQMDGAILVVSAEDGVMPQTKEHVLLSRQVGVNYIVVFLNKCDKLDDPEMAEIVEAEVIDVLDHYGFDGSKTPIIRGSAIKAIQAIEAGKDPRTDPDCKCILDLLNALDTYIPDPVREVDKDFLMSIEDVYSIPGRGTVVTGRIERGKIEKGNEVEIVGIRPTQKTTCTGVEMFKKEVVGIAGYNVGCLLRGIERKAVERGQVLAKPGTITPHKKFEAEVYILKKEEGGRHSGFVSGYRPQMYFRTTDVTGVINLAEGAQMIMPGDNANLTIELITPIAMEEKQRFAIREGGKTVGNGVVTKILE; encoded by the coding sequence ACTTACGAAGGTAATAAAACACACGTAAACGTTGGTACTATCGGACACGTTGACCATGGTAAAACAACATTAACATCAGCAATAACAGCAGTATCATCTGCTATGTTCCCAGCAACAGTACAAAAAGTTGCTTATGACTCAGTAGCAAAAGCTTCTGAAAGTCAAGGTAGAAGAGACCCAACAAAAATATTAACAATCGCAACATCACACGTAGAATACGAATCTGACAACAGACACTACGCACACGTAGACTGTCCAGGTCACGCTGACTACATTAAAAACATGATTACAGGTGCTGCTCAGATGGACGGTGCTATCTTAGTAGTATCAGCAGAAGACGGTGTAATGCCACAAACAAAAGAACACGTACTTCTTTCTAGACAAGTAGGTGTAAACTACATCGTAGTATTCTTAAACAAATGTGATAAATTAGATGACCCAGAAATGGCTGAAATAGTAGAGGCAGAAGTAATAGACGTATTAGACCACTATGGTTTCGATGGTTCTAAAACTCCTATCATCAGAGGCTCTGCAATCAAAGCTATTCAAGCAATCGAAGCAGGAAAAGATCCTAGAACTGATCCAGATTGTAAATGTATATTAGACTTATTAAATGCATTAGATACATATATTCCAGATCCAGTACGTGAAGTAGATAAAGACTTCTTAATGTCAATCGAAGACGTATACTCAATTCCTGGAAGAGGTACAGTTGTTACAGGAAGAATTGAAAGAGGTAAAATTGAGAAAGGTAATGAAGTTGAAATCGTTGGTATCAGACCTACTCAAAAAACAACTTGTACTGGTGTAGAAATGTTCAAGAAAGAAGTTGTTGGTATAGCTGGTTATAACGTTGGATGTCTTTTAAGAGGTATTGAACGTAAAGCAGTAGAAAGAGGACAAGTATTGGCTAAACCAGGTACAATTACACCTCATAAAAAATTCGAAGCTGAAGTTTATATCTTGAAAAAAGAAGAAGGCGGAAGACACAGCGGTTTCGTAAGCGGTTACAGACCACAAATGTACTTCAGAACAACAGACGTAACAGGAGTAATCAACTTAGCAGAAGGTGCACAAATGATTATGCCTGGTGACAACGCTAACTTAACTATCGAGCTTATCACTCCAATCGCTATGGAAGAAAAACAAAGATTCGCTATACGTGAAGGTGGTAAAACAGTAGGTAACGGTGTTGTAACAAAAATATTAGAATAA
- the rplB gene encoding 50S ribosomal protein L2 gives MAIKKFKPTTPSLRYRTVVDFSDITTNEPCKSLVCGKKRISGRGSNGRITMRRRGGGHKKLFRFVDFRRDKHDVEAKVVSIEYDPNRTARIALLHYTDGEKRYIIWPLGLNVGDRVVSGENAKVKIGCSLPLKKIPLGTIIHNIEITPGKGGQLVRAAGGGAQITAKSGGYCVIRLRSGEERRILENCYATIGQIGNLDHFNTTDGKAGTTRHKGRRPKVRGVVMNPVDHPHGGGEGKSGQGNPHPVSPTGVPTKGYKTRKKHKYSDRLIIKRRGGKK, from the coding sequence ATGGCTATTAAGAAATTTAAACCGACAACACCAAGTTTGCGTTATCGTACAGTAGTAGATTTTTCGGATATTACAACAAATGAGCCTTGTAAATCATTAGTATGCGGAAAAAAACGTATAAGCGGACGCGGTTCAAATGGTCGTATAACTATGCGTCGTCGCGGAGGCGGACATAAAAAACTATTTAGATTTGTAGATTTTAGAAGAGATAAACATGATGTAGAAGCTAAAGTAGTTTCTATAGAGTATGATCCTAACAGAACAGCTCGTATAGCTTTACTACACTACACAGATGGCGAGAAAAGATACATAATATGGCCATTGGGACTTAATGTAGGCGATAGAGTAGTAAGCGGTGAAAATGCAAAAGTTAAAATTGGATGCAGTTTACCATTGAAAAAAATTCCATTAGGTACTATAATACATAACATTGAAATAACTCCTGGAAAAGGCGGTCAGCTTGTTAGAGCAGCAGGAGGTGGTGCTCAAATAACAGCTAAATCAGGCGGTTATTGTGTAATAAGACTTCGTTCAGGCGAAGAAAGAAGAATACTAGAAAATTGTTATGCTACTATAGGTCAGATTGGAAATTTAGATCATTTCAATACTACAGACGGTAAAGCTGGAACTACTAGACATAAAGGTAGAAGACCTAAAGTAAGAGGTGTTGTAATGAACCCAGTAGATCACCCACACGGCGGTGGTGAAGGTAAAAGCGGACAAGGTAACCCACATCCGGTTTCACCTACAGGTGTACCTACTAAGGGATACAAGACTAGAAAGAAACACAAGTATTCTGACAGATTAATAATCAAGAGAAGAGGGGGTAAGAAATAA
- the rplD gene encoding 50S ribosomal protein L4, translating to MEVVILNENGDSVGNLEIVDEIFKSEVNNNLLYEAIKNELANRRQGTHSTKTRAEVSGGGKKPWRQKGTGRARAGSTRSPIWVGGGKTHTPKPRDYSYRLPKKMKRKALLSVLSLKYGSNVLKVFEDFTFDAPKTKRMASFISKVKEPNTRKVAFVVGKDESLGDNYNKLLLSLRNIKDLKLVNADSMSIHPLFYADEVYFTKTALSKLNARIKG from the coding sequence ATGGAAGTAGTAATACTAAATGAAAATGGAGATAGCGTAGGCAATTTAGAGATTGTTGACGAGATATTTAAATCAGAAGTTAACAATAATCTACTTTACGAAGCAATCAAAAATGAATTAGCTAACAGACGTCAGGGAACTCACTCTACAAAAACAAGAGCAGAAGTTTCAGGAGGCGGTAAAAAGCCTTGGAGACAAAAAGGCACAGGAAGAGCTAGAGCAGGTTCTACTAGATCCCCAATTTGGGTAGGCGGTGGTAAAACACATACTCCAAAGCCTAGAGATTATAGCTACAGATTGCCAAAGAAAATGAAACGTAAGGCTCTATTGTCTGTTTTATCTTTAAAATATGGAAGCAATGTTCTTAAAGTTTTTGAGGATTTTACTTTTGACGCTCCAAAAACAAAAAGAATGGCTAGTTTTATAAGTAAGGTTAAAGAACCAAATACAAGAAAGGTGGCATTTGTAGTAGGTAAAGATGAATCTTTAGGAGATAATTATAATAAATTATTATTATCTTTAAGAAACATCAAAGATTTAAAGCTTGTAAATGCAGACAGTATGTCTATACATCCTTTATTTTATGCTGATGAGGTATATTTTACTAAAACAGCTTTATCTAAATTAAATGCTAGAATTAAGGGTTAA
- the rplC gene encoding 50S ribosomal protein L3, protein MVGIIGKKLGMTTVFDETGNAIAVTVVEAGPCTVMQIRDNEKDGYSAIQLGYGAVKEKHLKKPQIGQFKKANLEPKKYLKEFRMDDASSYTVGQELKADIFQAGDFIDVSSLSKGRGFAGVMKRHNYDGGPMSHGSNFRRRAGSIGCNSYPARVWKGKGMPGHMGNTLTTIQNLKVVEIRPDDNLIMIKGAIPGAINSIVKLTSAVKKRNKKKNSMN, encoded by the coding sequence ATGGTAGGAATAATTGGCAAAAAATTGGGTATGACAACAGTTTTCGATGAGACTGGTAATGCTATAGCAGTAACAGTTGTAGAGGCTGGACCATGCACAGTTATGCAGATAAGAGATAATGAGAAAGATGGCTACAGTGCTATTCAATTAGGCTATGGTGCCGTGAAAGAAAAGCATTTAAAAAAGCCTCAAATAGGTCAGTTTAAAAAAGCAAATTTAGAGCCTAAGAAATATTTAAAAGAGTTCAGAATGGACGATGCTAGCTCTTATACAGTAGGTCAAGAGCTTAAAGCAGATATATTTCAAGCAGGCGATTTTATAGATGTTAGTTCTTTGAGTAAAGGTAGAGGTTTTGCCGGTGTAATGAAAAGACATAATTATGACGGCGGTCCTATGAGCCATGGTTCTAACTTTAGAAGAAGAGCAGGTTCTATAGGTTGTAACAGCTACCCTGCAAGAGTATGGAAAGGTAAAGGTATGCCTGGACATATGGGTAATACTTTGACTACTATACAAAACTTAAAAGTAGTTGAAATAAGACCAGATGATAATTTGATTATGATAAAAGGTGCTATACCAGGTGCTATAAATAGCATAGTGAAATTAACATCAGCAGTAAAGAAACGTAACAAGAAGAAAAACTCAATGAATTAA
- the rpsS gene encoding 30S ribosomal protein S19 yields MSRSIKKGPFVDKNLFKKIQAGDNKHQIKTYSRASTIIPEMIGFTINVHNGKTFVAVYIQENMIGHKLGEFAPTRKFISHAGAAKVGKK; encoded by the coding sequence ATGTCTCGCTCTATTAAAAAAGGACCTTTTGTAGATAAGAATCTTTTTAAGAAGATACAAGCTGGAGATAATAAGCATCAAATAAAAACTTATAGCCGTGCTTCAACAATTATTCCAGAAATGATAGGTTTTACTATAAATGTTCATAACGGAAAAACATTTGTAGCAGTTTATATACAAGAAAATATGATAGGTCATAAATTAGGCGAATTTGCACCAACAAGAAAATTTATATCTCATGCCGGTGCCGCTAAAGTAGGTAAGAAATAA
- the rplW gene encoding 50S ribosomal protein L23 produces MYSLLIEPILTEKSNMLRTEPRGTEKRYYVFKVRQDANKTELKKAVEKIFNVHPLDCKIINVKPKKKNRRMSRRGYTRSYKKAIIVLDGKESIDIVK; encoded by the coding sequence ATGTATTCACTTTTAATTGAGCCTATACTTACAGAAAAAAGTAATATGCTTAGAACTGAGCCTAGAGGAACAGAGAAGCGTTATTATGTATTTAAAGTAAGACAGGACGCTAATAAGACAGAATTAAAGAAAGCGGTTGAGAAAATATTTAATGTACATCCGCTAGATTGTAAGATAATAAATGTTAAGCCTAAGAAGAAAAATCGCAGAATGAGCAGACGCGGATATACACGCAGCTATAAAAAAGCGATAATAGTTCTTGACGGCAAAGAATCAATAGATATAGTAAAATAA
- the rpsJ gene encoding 30S ribosomal protein S10: MKEQKIRVKLKAFDIELIDQSAQSIVASVKKTGARVSGPIPLPTSIRKVTVIRSPHVNIKSREQFEMRIYKRLIDIFDVTPQTTESLKKLALPAGVDVQLK, encoded by the coding sequence ATGAAAGAACAGAAAATACGAGTTAAACTAAAAGCCTTTGATATTGAGCTTATTGATCAATCAGCTCAGTCTATAGTAGCTAGTGTAAAGAAAACAGGTGCTAGAGTATCAGGACCTATACCATTGCCTACAAGTATACGTAAGGTAACAGTAATAAGAAGTCCGCATGTAAACATAAAGTCAAGAGAACAATTTGAGATGCGTATATATAAAAGATTAATAGATATCTTTGATGTAACACCTCAGACAACAGAGTCTCTTAAAAAATTGGCGCTTCCAGCTGGGGTTGATGTTCAGCTTAAATAA